A window from Setaria italica strain Yugu1 chromosome VIII, Setaria_italica_v2.0, whole genome shotgun sequence encodes these proteins:
- the LOC101780492 gene encoding receptor like protein kinase S.2, which translates to MSLRRLCFVLPMDIDDAVLAAEEPRCRVTARKTVRSYVRGTVGRVLWCLRCRSCSGADRCHNSSGMAFEDIAGVDENGGRKLAGSEGSPRIFSYSELYIGTNGFSDKEILGSGGFGRVYRAVLPSDGTTVAVKCIASHGDRFEKSFLAELAAVARLRHRNLVRLRGWCVHGGEELLLVYDYMPNRSLDRLIFAPASAKVPVLSWDRRRRIVAGLAAALFYLHEQLDTQIIHRDVKTSNVMLDAEYNARLGDFGLARWLEHAVCADDAAQPHLEVSPSPPSLGLSSSASANFQFRLMDTSRIGGTIGYLPPESFQRRATSTAKSDVFSFGIVLLEVATGRRAVDLAYPDDEIFMLDWVRRLSDEGKLLNAADGKLPEGAYSLFDINRLIHLGLLCSLHDPRARPTMKWVVENLSDGCSGDLPRLPSFVALPKYISLTSSSDSGTTTITTGSTATTLSKPVYDTAAADTIYHTAEDGRCSSRSADDSGGNSRRSSRPVAIPNVDMPREISYKEIVAITNDFSESQMVAELDFGTGYEGFLDSGHGRVHVLVKRLGMKTCPALRVRFTRELCNLAKLRHRNLVQLRGWCTDHGEMLVVYDYSPGSLLSHYLIRRDDAVLPWRQRYNIVKALASAILYLHEEWDEQVIHRNITSSAVFLDPDMNPRLGSFALAEFLSRNEHHGGHHVVVSTSSARGIFGYMSPEYMETGEATTMADVYSFGVVVLEVVTGTMAVDGRLPEVLLVRKVELFEQLNRTVEAMADRRLDGKFDRKELLRLAKLGIACTRSDPAARPSMRKIVSILDGNDEVLNKFEHRKESTEDWQRRNGANLALVRRFQALGIH; encoded by the coding sequence ATGTCGTTGCGCCGTCTGTGCTTCGTGCTGCCGATGGACATCGACGATGCTGTCCTGGCAGCGGAGGAGCCGCGCTGCCGGGTGACGGCCCGCAAGACAGTCCGGTCCTACGTCCGCGGCACTGTCGGTCGAGTGCTGTGGTGCCTCCGATGCCGGTCATGCAGCGGCGCTGACCGCTGCCACAACTCGTCAGGGATGGCGTTCGAGGATATCGCCGGCGTGGATGAGAACGGAGGCAGGAAGCTCGCTGGCTCCGAAGGCAGTCCGAGGATATTCAGCTACTCCGAGCTGTATATTGGGACAAACGGGTTCAGCGACAAGGAGATCCTTGGGAGCGGAGGGTTCGGTAGGGTGTACCGCGCCGTGCTGCCCAGCGATGGCACGACGGTAGCCGTCAAGTGCATCGCCAGCCACGGCGACCGGTTCGAGAAATCCTTCCTGGCGGAGctcgcggcggtggcgaggctgCGGCACCGCAATCTCGTACGGCTCCGCGGATGGTGCGTGCACGGCGGGGAGGAGCTGCTGCTGGTGTACGACTACATGCCCAACCGCAGCCTGGACCGCCTGATCTTCGCGCCGGCCTCCGCAAAGGTTCCCGTGCTAAGCTGGGACAGGCGGCGGCGCATCGTCGCCGGGCTGGCCGCCGCGCTCTTCTACCTGCACGAGCAGCTCGACACGCAGATCATCCACCGGGACGTCAAGACCAGCAACGTCATGCTCGACGCCGAGTACAACGCCCGGCTTGGGGACTTCGGCCTCGCCCGGTGGCTCGAGCACGCGGTGTGCGCCGACGACGCGGCACAGCCACACCTAGAGGTGTCACCGTCACCGCCGTCCCTGGGCTTGTCGTCCTCTGCTTCGGCGAACTTTCAGTTTCGGCTGATGGACACAAGCCGAATCGGAGGAACTATCGGGTACCTGCCGCCGGAGAGCTTCCAGCGCCGGGCCACCAGCACCGCCAAATCCGACGTCTTCAGCTTTGGAATTGTGCTCCTGGAGGTTGCAACGGGGCGGCGTGCGGTCGACCTGGCGTACCCCGACGACGAAATCTTCATGCTGGACTGGGTGCGTCGGCTGTCCGACGAGGGGAAGCTACTCAACGCTGCAGACGGTAAACTGCCGGAAGGCGCCTACTCTCTGTTCGACATCAACCGGCTCATACATCTCGGCCTCCTCTGCTCGCTACATGACCCGAGGGCTCGTCCAACCATGAAGTGGGTCGTCGAGAACCTGTCTGACGGCTGCTCCGGCGACCTCCCGCGACTCCCGTCGTTTGTGGCTCTTCCAAAGTACATCTCTCTCACTTCATCCTCTGACTCTGGCACGACAACCATCACCACGGGTAGCACGGCCACAACTCTATCCAAGCCCGTCTACGACACCGCTGCTGCGGATACCATTTACCACACTGCAGAAGACGGAAGATGCAGCTCGAGGTCCGCTGACGACTCTGGTGGCAACAGCCGGCGGTCGTCGCGGCCGGTGGCGATCCCGAACGTGGACATGCCGCGTGAGATATCCTACAAGGAGATCGTCGCGATCACAAACGACTTCTCCGAGTCGCAGATGGTTGCGGAGCTGGACTTCGGTACAGGGTATGAGGGCTTCTTGGACAGCGGCCACGGCCGCGTCCATGTGCTCGTTAAGCGCCTCGGCATGAAGACGTGCCCGGCGCTGCGGGTCCGGTTCACCAGGGAGCTCTGCAACCTAGCAAAGCTCCGGCACAGGAACCTCGTGCAGCTGCGCGGGTGGTGCACGGATCACGGCGAGATGCTCGTCGTCTACGACTACTCCCCGGGGAGCCTCCTGAGCCACTATCTAATCCGCCGCGACGACGCGGTCCTCCCATGGCGCCAGCGGTACAACATCGTCAAGGCCCTCGCGTCGGCCATCCTTTACCTGCACGAGGAGTGGGACGAACAGGTCATCCACCGCAACATCACGTCTTCGGCGGTGTTCTTGGACCCCGACATGAATCCGCGTCTCGGGAGCTTCGCGCTCGCTGAGTTCCTCTCAAGGAACGAGCACCACGGCGGGCACCATGTTGTGGTATCTACCAGCTCGGCCCGGGGCATCTTTGGCTACATGTCGCCGGAGTACATGGAGACCGGTGAGGCGACCACCATGGCTGATgtctacagcttcggcgtgGTAGTACTGGAGGTGGTGACTGGTACGATGGCCGTGGACGGAAGGTTGCCAGAAGTTCTTCTTGTCAGGAAAGTTGAGCTCTTTGAACAGCTGAACCGAACGGTGGAGGCCATGGCGGACAGGCGGCTGGATGGCAAGTTTGACCGTAAGGAACTCCTGCGGTTGGCTAAGCTTGGCATCGCGTGCACCCGCTCAGACCCGGCAGCGCGGCCGAGCATGAGGAAGATAGTGAGCATTCTGGACGGCAACGACGAAGTGTTGAACAAGTTTGAGCACAGGAAGGAGAGCACGGAGGACTGGCAGAGGAGGAACGGTGCTAATCTTGCCTTAGTAAGGAGATTCCAGGCTCTTGGCATACACTGA